One genomic window of Clostridioides sp. ES-S-0054-01 includes the following:
- a CDS encoding IS256 family transposase, translating to MKDIIVPDVDYQTEVKKCKTMEDVVGKNGLMQKLFKDVIQQLLDAEMEEHLGRNKYERKDMCDKNYRNGYSSKNVSSSFGEVNLDIPRDRNAEFEPKVVKKYETVCNELDKKIIGLYACGMSVRDIQSEMEELYGIDVSPSMISKITDKVVEAAAEWQSRTLESVYPIVYMDAMHFKVRDDNKIVSKAAYICMALDMTGKKDILGIWIGEAEGAKFWLSVCNDLRNRGLEDILIACMDGLKGLPEAIKTVYPDVSIQTCIVHQIRNSFKYIASKDQKEFMKDLKSVYKAFNEETALLNLDSLKEKWYQKYSVVIDSWYNNWSNLSTFFAYPEDIRRIIYTTNALEGFNRQLRKYTKVRTVFPTDESLRKSLYLSTMKIIEKWNSPNQNWSATLGQLTIMFGDRIPKNYII from the coding sequence ATGAAAGATATAATTGTTCCAGATGTTGATTATCAAACAGAAGTTAAAAAATGCAAGACAATGGAAGATGTGGTTGGGAAAAATGGCCTTATGCAAAAACTATTCAAAGATGTTATTCAGCAACTATTAGATGCAGAAATGGAGGAGCATTTAGGTAGAAATAAATATGAAAGAAAAGATATGTGTGATAAAAATTATCGAAATGGATATAGTTCTAAAAATGTAAGTAGCAGTTTTGGAGAGGTAAATTTAGATATACCAAGAGATAGAAATGCTGAGTTTGAGCCGAAGGTTGTAAAAAAATATGAAACGGTTTGTAATGAACTAGATAAAAAAATAATTGGTCTTTATGCATGTGGCATGAGTGTAAGAGATATTCAATCAGAAATGGAAGAGCTGTATGGAATAGATGTATCACCATCAATGATATCTAAAATAACCGACAAGGTTGTGGAGGCTGCCGCCGAATGGCAAAGTAGAACTTTAGAATCAGTTTATCCAATTGTATATATGGATGCTATGCATTTTAAGGTAAGAGATGATAATAAAATAGTTTCTAAAGCTGCATATATATGTATGGCTTTAGATATGACTGGAAAAAAAGATATTCTAGGTATTTGGATAGGTGAAGCCGAAGGTGCTAAGTTTTGGTTATCAGTCTGCAATGACCTTAGAAATAGAGGGCTTGAAGATATATTGATTGCCTGTATGGATGGTCTAAAAGGACTTCCAGAAGCAATAAAAACGGTATATCCAGATGTAAGTATACAAACCTGTATAGTTCATCAAATTAGAAATAGTTTTAAATATATAGCATCAAAAGACCAAAAAGAATTTATGAAAGATTTAAAATCAGTTTACAAGGCATTTAATGAAGAAACAGCACTCTTGAACTTGGATTCCTTGAAGGAAAAATGGTATCAAAAATATTCAGTAGTAATAGATTCTTGGTATAATAATTGGAGTAATTTATCAACATTCTTTGCATACCCAGAAGATATTAGAAGAATTATATATACTACAAATGCACTGGAAGGTTTTAATAGGCAACTTAGAAAATATACTAAAGTCAGAACAGTATTTCCTACAGATGAGTCACTTAGAAAATCATTATACCTATCAACTATGAAAATTATTGAGAAATGGAACTCTCCAAATCAAAATTGGTCAGCTACATTAGGTCAACTTACAATAATGTTTGGAGATAGAATTCCTAAAAATTATATAATATAA